One Camelina sativa cultivar DH55 chromosome 3, Cs, whole genome shotgun sequence genomic window carries:
- the LOC104776276 gene encoding uncharacterized protein At1g21580-like isoform X2 produces MDSSSHYNPPYDPWNSPYSPHLHPPSAPLLPPLPPPPPPPPTRQSHPGSPNFYALSTQSNGQRQEYHHQQYSHHRQDLPPNPAPSSYYSHHPPPPLQQQNQPPPLQQHQQQQHPQYIPQQVSYEPQRISQPLSSSIQCTESRDIAQTDWARFNEKRHDSWTVDASQSRIRVDDGPIGRNYQYDYSRSSRDSSGVGSNRALDGSSRSKDEFRNLGYVRKESGATRIEGNYQDRGQLKSESGRYFRGLDEGNRVLPPSVGYGSERHGVSVTVSRNMTRSSASHEGTRNQRWDEARNGGRTLYPRRKDDYYHSEIEQKIDRGRREKSNELNRTPRKQTQKKSALLRLETPRSYQNSRGNDWSRQHNHHNGKRFNSNSYRGKEHLGHSDRGLVEKQRGRTPVDLDVSFESNVLVAKPVASPANAGIRSGTSVTPRSSKARRALLSDKNEKALLTEGNGMLRTHLSFEASVSEGYRQSTRQTTASEIEKEPGNHSVLASSDSGGKLNKVRFVDGVVQDSKVKISDTDPEASTHGSEAKIRSNVHAAEKASSYIETFKVEAKDDINGKHDSSIEACSTVADVIDNQSTMKSHEDVLDRTSTGCNAGEALISKVMEKDEIMKTKTKINMSPVKVPVSWPTAVDLSGCSEGDIHFAGKPMCSVGSQHCEDEDMDCIPSRNLPMMEVNTGYEVRKPISSSDGSLGYQEKDFQNSSVNASTYFNRDDPVGQVLAKSDVGGIEVDNKMINKNVDFLSPENDSSRGLNMGLVSPATLDNANVSIDLANANNSSSGGLANANSCTVGTLINTVVESPDMSVDSEMESKNPRHCEKSANLSVEIENVSRKKNMETTPLNIAAEMVDYMDSDEGKQMCVNDSSSLTKFTVKGSSNVLPVEKTDGCSHSDESDVAMAVPSEVCMENVSTERLVRVEDLVSKTHHPPEIPSVDQFNGTDSRDLKDCLSEPNVSLSKDLTDCASESLVERGVSQSAATFCDKLPSLSAFITETNPAVGMNGMSGNETVADTESSVQEIQPCTTVCKLFPEDRLECGSSGAIGSVRNLSADKNLEKDPSKVSSCLVSDSSVSPCDISPLVVVNEHIQNKTSIQANYSDSQGAIMHKENDCAESIEVEEKAKPSGGTGGTSKYSTPGTNIIAGSGDSVHSCDSLSSSSRRNFRQIQSEVHVVDANSKDKEKPKPSGGTSEYKTSGTDIVAVRRDSVFPCDSLPSSPRLCRKIRSEIHVASMVHETSNKDKEKPKPSGGTSEYKTSGTDIVAVRRDSVFPCDSLPSSPRLCRKIRSEIHVASMVHETSKHRTPGTDIIAGSGDSVFPSNETSKGKESQKGDSLLDRLQEQIMTSHEVTQPGSSLAHFDLVVKPNGDPIEKLIDITSNVGSQENDSLNSAKTGICDGEALLSDGKVSGTKIPGDSGVRVSRSYSHADVKFALTHVKDHVVSVPHRDFQSMTSMSSKYEIEKRKKKSNYPTQKSCRSSLPFVSEAKKNANPPIHITKRHTWHRESDTSPSSFVAAKPLSSSLPTKQIFPKVTAQSSSSYVRKGNSLLRKPPHGSPGVALGMPSSAIQLNNFTVEDKSTGSSSMVDVGNISSLVNNGKILTLEKQSKPPSDSTISKVSNAIDTSAGKCALSCSMDHLTTGLPESIMDSATSGEANVPHSGGDIFKTSDTLIQTGYASDCQQKRNPPYLDSLNLKQMVYVKRKANQLVAASDIHGVSINQISPSDGYFKRSKNQLVRNSESFVNQSLSLPDDALETRSAANMVSERSSSSAFSDSAGMGPYKQSKFSLVWTQNDQQPRKPIAHMRYQKILPQLVPWKRVTYWRRLMNSVSAYRNGSFSNISQKLSMMRKRHTVYTRSTNGYSLRKSKVLSIGGSHLKWSKSIERDSRKANEEATLAVAAFSKKESEKNSDTRTTSRNHLARERVFRFGSLRYKMDSSRRTLQRISDVDLPCAGTSEKGKGVKRPFIPKRLVIGNEEYVRFGNGNQLVRDPKKRIRVLANEKVRWSLHNVRLRLAKKKKYCQFFTRFGKCNKDDGKCPYVHDSSKIAVCTKFLNGLCANANCKLTHKVIPERMPDCSYFLQGLCNNEACPYRHVHVNPTAAICDGFLKGYCSDGDECRKKHSYICPVFEATGSCSKGSKCKLHHPKLQSKERKRKRPSERSQKNARGRYFGSLHNVLSESEPMVFDRCSTDSEVFGMEGLDFIALGNTEYEACDNSDPATEQSISRDSDSPISIYNLIRPVALMQ; encoded by the exons atggattcttcttctcattaCAATCCTCCCTACGATCCATGGAATTCTCCGTACTCTCCTCACCTTCATCCTCCTTCTGCTCCTCTCCTTCCGCCgttacctcctcctcctcctcctcctcctactcgTCAATCTCATCCCGGTAGCCCTAATTTTTATGCTCTATCAACCCAGAGCAATGGTCAGCGTCAGGAATACCACCACCAACAATACTCTCATCATCGCCAAGATCTTCCTCCTAATCCGGCGccttcttcttattattctcACCATCCGCCGCCGCCGCTTCAGCAGCAAAATCAGCCACCACCGTTACAGCAGCACcaacagcaacagcatcctcaatACATTCCTCAGCAAGTTAGCTATGAGCCTCAAAGGATATCGCAGCCGTTGTCATCCAGTATCCAGTGTACGGAATCGCGAGATATTGCTCAGACTGATTGGGCTCGGTTCAATGAAAAAAGGCATGATTCATGGACAGTGGATGCTTCTCAAAGTCGAATCCGAGTGGATGATGGTCCAATAGGCCGTAACTATCAGTATGACTATAGCCGCTCGTCCAGGGATTCTTCGGGTGTTGGCAGTAATCGTGCTTTAGATGGTAGTTCTAGGTCTAAAGATGAGTTTCGTAATCTTGGATATGTTAGAAAAGAATCTGGAGCCACAAGGATAGAGGGTAATTATCAAGACCGTGGTCAGTTGAAATCAGAATCCGGTAGATATTTTAGGGGTTTAGATGAGGGAAATAGGGTTTTACCTCCAAGTGTTGGTTATGGCAGTGAACGACATGGTGTTAGTGTTACAGTCAGTCGCAATATGACTAGGTCATCCGCAAGCCATGAGGGGACTAGAAACCAGAGATGGGATGAAGCACGTAATGGAGGGAGGACTCTGTATCCCCGGAGAAAGGATGATTATTATCATTCTGAGATAGAACAAAAAATTGACcgtggaagaagagagaagagcaaCGAGTTGAATCGAACACCCAGGAAACAAACCCAGAAGAAGAGTGCTCTTCTAAGGCTTGAAACTCCAAGATCCTATCAAAACAGCAGAGGGAATGATTGGTCTCGGCAACATAATCATCATAACGGGAAAAGGTTTAACTCTAACTCGTATAGGGGTAAGGAACACTTGGGTCATTCTGATCGTGGACTGGTGGAGAAGCAAAGAGGGAGAACTCCAGTGGATCTTGATGTTTCATTTGAATCGAATGTTCTGGTAGCTAAGCCCGTAGCATCACCTGCTAATGCAGGGATCCGTTCCGGCACGTCTGTGACACCTAGGTCTAGTAAAGCTAGAAGAGCATTGCTTtctgacaaaaatgaaaaggcTTTATTAACTGAAGGAAATGGAATGTTGAGAACCCATTTGTCATTTGAGGCATCGGTTTCTGAGGGCTATAGACAATCTACTAGGCAAACTACTGCATCTGAAATTGAAAAAGAGCCTGGCAATCACTCAGTTCTGGCTTCCAGTGATTCCGGAGGTAAGCTAAACAAAGTAAGGTTTGTTGATGGTGTCGTTCAGGACAGCAAAGTCAAAATTTCTGATACAGATCCTGAAGCTTCAACTCATGGTAGTGAAGCAAAAATTCGTAGTAATGTACATGCTGCAGAAAAGGCCTCTAGTTATATTGAGACTTTTAAAGTAGAGGCCAAGGATGATATTAATGGGAAACATGATAGCAGTATAGAAGCTTGCTCCACTGTGGCAGATGTTATTGATAACCAAAGTACAATGAAGTCCCATGAAGATGTGTTGGACAGAACGAGCACTGGTTGTAATGCAGGTGAAGCTCTCATCTCGAAGGTCATGGAGAAGGATGAAATCATgaagacaaagacaaaaatcAATATGTCTCCTGTTAAAGTACCTGTATCATGGCCAACAGCCGTTGATCTTTCTGGGTGTTCTGAAGGAGATATTCATTTTGCTGGTAAGCCCATGTGCAGTGTTGGGTCTCAACATTGTGAAGACGAGGACATGGACTGTATACCATCAAGGAATTTACCAATGATGGAGGTAAATACTGGGTATGAAGTAAGAAAACCTATTAGTTCATCTGATGGATCTTTGGGTTATCAAGAGAAGGATTTTCAGAACTCATCTGTAAATGCATCCACCTATTTTAATAGAGACGATCCTGTTGGTCAGGTGTTAGCAAAGTCAGATGTTGGTGGTATCGAAGTTGACAACAAGATGATCAATAAAAATGTAGATTTCTTGTCTCCTGAAAATGACTCCTCTAGGGGTCTCAACATGGGTCTGGTTTCCCCTGCCACTCTGGATAATGCTAATGTTTCAATTGATCTTGCTAATGCCAATAATAGTTCTTCAGGGGGCCTCGCTAATGCTAACAGTTGTACTGTTGGGACGCTTATCAATACTGTGGTCGAGTCACCTGATATGAGTGTAGATTCGGAGATGGAAAGTAAAAATCCTCGTCACTGCGAAAAGTCAGCTAATTTATCAGTTGAGATTGAGAATGttagcagaaaaaaaaacatggaaactACGCCTCTTAATATTGCTGCAGAAATGGTTGACTATATGGACAGTGATGAAGGTAAACAGATGTGTGTAAACGACTCTTCATCTCTGACAAAGTTTACAGTAAAGGGATCATCAAATGTGTTGCCTGTGGAGAAGACTGATGGCTGTTCGCATAGTGATGAATCAGATGTAGCTATGGCAGTACCATCTGAGGTGTGTATGGAAAATGTAAGTACTGAGAGACTTGTCCGCGTTGAAGATCTGGTTTCGAAAACTCATCATCCTCCAGAAATTCCTTCTGTAGATCAGTTTAATGGTACAGATAGTCGAGATTTGAAAGATTGTTTATCGGAGCCAAATGTTTCTCTTAGCAAAGATCTTACTGATTGTGCGAGTGAGAGTCTTGTTGAGCGCGGCGTTAGCCAGAGTGCTGCAACATTTTGTGATAAATTACCTAGCTTGTCTGCTTTCATAACTGAAACAAATCCTGCAGTTGGAATGAATGGTATGTCTGGTAATGAAACAGTTGCGGATACTGAATCTAGTGTCCAAGAAATTCAACCATGTACAACAGTATGCAAGTTGTTTCCTGAAGATCGTTTGGAATGTGGATCATCTGGTGCAATTGGTTCTGTCCGGAATCTCTCTGCGGATAAAAATCTGGAAAAGGATCCTTCAAAGGTCAGTTCTTGCTTAGTATCCGATAGTTCTGTTAGTCCTTGTGATATTTCTCCCTTGGTGGTAGTGAATGaacatatacaaaacaaaacatctatTCAAGCTAATTACAGTGATTCTCAAGGTGCCATCATGCATAAGGAAAATGATTGTGCTGAAAGCATTGAGGTAGAAGAGAAAGCGAAGCCTTCTGGTGGAACTGGTGGAACTTCTAAGTACAGCACTCCGGGAACTAATATTATTGCTGGTAGTGGGGACTCAGTGCATTCATGTGATTCTTTGTCCAGCTCATCAAGGCGGAACTTCCGGCAGATACAGAGTGAAGTTCATGTGGTTGATGCAAATAgcaaagataaagagaaaccCAAGCCTTCTGGTGGTACTTCTGAGTACAAAACTTCAGGAACTGATATTGTTGCTGTTAGGAGGGATTCAGTGTTTCCATGTGATTCTCTACCCAGCTCGCCAAGGCTGTGCAGAAAGATACGGAGTGAAATTCATGTTGCTTCCATGGTTCATGAAACTTCTAA caaagataaagagaaaccCAAGCCTTCTGGTGGTACTTCTGAGTACAAAACTTCAGGAACTGATATTGTTGCTGTTAGGAGGGATTCAGTGTTTCCATGTGATTCTCTACCCAGCTCGCCAAGGCTGTGCAGAAAGATACGGAGTGAAATTCATGTTGCTTCCATGGTTCATGAAACTTCTAAGCACAGAACTCCAGGAACTGATATTATCGCTGGTAGTGGAGATTCAGTGTTTCCAAGTAATGAAACTAGCAAAGGTAAAGAGAGTCAAAAAGGAGATAGCCTTTTAGATCGTTTACAAGAGCAAATCATGACCTCTCATGAGGTAACCCAGCCAGGTAGTTCTTTGGCGCATTTTGATTTAGTTGTGAAGCCAAATGGTGATCCAATAGAGAAGCTGATTGATATAACTTCTAATGTTGGCTCTCAAGAAAATGACTCACTGAACAGTGCTAAGACTGGTATATGTGATGGTGAAGCGTTATTATCTGATGGAAAAGTTTCTGGAACTAAAATTCCTGGTGATTCAGGTGTACGTGTGTCCAGATCATACTCACATGCGGATGTGAAATTTGCATTGACCCATGTTAAAGATCATGTAGTCTCTGTGCCACATCGGGATTTCCAAAGTATGACATCTATGAGTTCTAAGTATGAaatagaaaagaggaaaaagaaatcCAACTACCCTACTCAAAAAAGTTGTCGCAGTTCACTGCCTTTTGTGTCTGAAGCTAAGAAAAATGCTAACCCTCCGATTCATATCACGAAGCGTCACACTTGGCATCGAGAGTCCGatacttctccttcttcttttgtagCTGCCAAGCCTTTGTCGTCGAGTTTGCCTACAAAACAGATTTTTCCCAAAGTGACTGCCCAATCTAGTAGTAGTTATGTACGTAAAGGGAATAGTCTTCTTCGAAAACCCCCACATGGTTCTCCTGGTGTTGCCCTTGGAATGCCTTCATCTGCTATCCAGTTGAATAATTTCACTGTCGAAGACAAAAGCACAGGATCTTCCAGTATGGTTGATGTTGGTAACATTTCTTCTCTTGTTAACAATGGAAAAATACTTACTCTTGAGAAGCAGTCAAAGCCTCCCTCAGACAGCACCATTTCCAAAGTATCAAATGCCATTGATACTTCAGCAGGAAAATGTGCATTATCTTGCAGCATGGATCACCTTACCACCGGTTTACCTGAGTCTATCATGGATTCTGCTACATCCGGAGAAGCTAATGTTCCACACTCTGGTGGGGATATATTCAAGACATCTGACACACTAATTCAGACAGGTTACGCTTCAGATTGCCAGCAGAAGAGAAATCCGCCTTACTTGGATTCTCTAAATTTGAAACAAATGGTATATGTCAAGAGAAAGGCAAATCAGTTGGTTGCGGCTTCAGATATTCATGGTGTAAGTATTAACCAGATTTCTCCCTCTGATGGGTACTTTAAGCGAAGTAAAAATCAGCTAGTAAGAAATTCAGAGAGCTTTGTCAATCAGTCACTTTCCTTGCCTGATGATGCTTTAGAGACACGATCAGCTGCAAACATGGTTTCGGAAAGATCTTCTAGCTCAGCATTCTCTGACTCTG CTGGCATGGGACCATATAAGCAATCAAAGTTTTCTCTGGTTTGGACACAAAATGATCAGCAGCCAAGAAAGCCCATAGCTCACATGCGATATCAGAAGATTTTGCCACAACTTGTTCCTTGGAAAAGAGTGACATACTGGAGAAGATTAATGAATTCAGTGTCGGCTTACCGAAATGGTTCTTTTTCCAACATTAG CCAAAAGTTATCAATGATGAGGAAGAGACATACAGTTTACACAAGATCAACTAATGGGTATTCACTTAGAAAATCCAAGGTATTAAGTATTGGTGGGTCGCATTTAAAATGGTCCAAGTCCATCGAGAGAGACTCGAGAAAAGCTAATGAG GAAGCCACCTTGGCTGTGGCTGCATTCTCAAAGAAAGAAAGCGAGAAGAATTCTGATACTAGGACAACGAGCAGAAACCATCTGGCAC GAGAGCGCGTTTTCAGGTTTGGTTCCCTTCGTTATAAAATGGACTCTTCAAGACGAACCCTTCAGAGAATATCTG ATGTTGATTTACCGTGCGCTGGAACTTCTGAAAAAGGAAAGGGTGTGAAAAGACCGTTTATTCCAAAGAGATTGGTGATCGGCAATGAAGA ATATGTTCGGTTCGGAAATGGTAACCAGCTTGTCAGAGATCCAAAGAAACGAATTCGTGTGCTGGCAAATGAGAAAGTCAGATGGAGCCTGCACAATGTCAGGTTGCGGTTGgctaaaaagaagaagtactGCCAGTTTTTCACAAGATTTGGGAAATGCAACAAAGATGACGGAAAATGTCCCTATGTTCATGACTCCTCAAAAATTGCAGtttgcaccaaatttttgaaTGGATTGTGTGCCAATGCAAATTGCAAATTGACCCACAAG GTCATTCCAGAAAGGATGCCTGATTGCTCTTATTTTCTGCAAG GCCTATGCAACAATGAGGCATGTCCATATAGACATGTGCATGTCAACCCGACCGCCGCTATATGTGATGGGTTTTTAAAGGGATACTGTTCAGATGGAGACGAG TGCCGGAAGAAGCATTCCTACATCTGCCCGGTTTTTGAAGCTACTGGATCATGCTCTAAAGGATCGAAATGCAAGCTCCACCACCCCAAGTtacaaagcaaagaaagaaagaggaaaagacCAAGCGAACGATCACAAAAAAATGCCCGTGGGCGTTACTTTGGTTCACTTCACAATGTCCTTTCCGAGTCTGAGCCAATGGTATTCGATAGATGTTCTACTGATAGTGAAGTTTTCGGAATGGAAGGCCTCGATTTTATAGCTCTTGGCAATACTGAGTATGAAGCTTGTGATAACAGTGATCCAGCCACCGAGCAATCTATCTCTCGTGATAGTGATTCACCGATTTCAATATACAATCTAATCAGACCAGTAGCTCTGATGCAGTAA